The following proteins are encoded in a genomic region of Terriglobia bacterium:
- a CDS encoding DUF5938 domain-containing protein, whose amino-acid sequence MKNKKPVVLYGASGFSGRLVAEFLREYNVPFVAAGRNRAKIRDVMDRVPGIETADYEIAETSGSLDELVLLFSGSKVVCNTVGPFLYHGPRVIEACLKAGCHYMDIGGEQAWHRDVEENWSEKFARQGLLAAPGMAYMSAASDIAAHLVLETGGIDSLDILSMFNGIPTFGSTQTIFAAIPTDAFYLEQNQYKPWPRATPHEVAVPGLVQTQLALPWGGFPHPVWYKQHPQVANVRTLGGLLNRQIMETVAATEKHFEENIRPLPKQEQERKLAEMANSVQGGTPPRENMREHRTIDVVYGRGTTAWAQCVMYGTCAYRQTGLVQAYAAHTLAHNAPRKVGYASPCAALGHRELLKALESYGLLKAKLDA is encoded by the coding sequence ATGAAAAACAAGAAACCGGTTGTTCTGTACGGCGCCAGCGGGTTTTCGGGACGCCTGGTCGCGGAATTCCTGCGGGAGTACAACGTGCCGTTCGTTGCCGCGGGGCGCAATCGCGCCAAAATCCGCGACGTGATGGATCGCGTCCCCGGAATCGAGACCGCGGATTACGAAATTGCCGAAACCAGCGGCTCGCTGGACGAGCTGGTCCTGCTCTTCAGCGGCTCCAAAGTTGTCTGCAATACGGTCGGCCCGTTCCTCTATCACGGCCCGCGGGTGATCGAAGCCTGCCTGAAGGCGGGTTGTCACTACATGGACATCGGGGGCGAGCAGGCCTGGCATCGCGACGTGGAGGAAAACTGGAGTGAAAAGTTTGCGCGGCAGGGGCTGCTGGCCGCGCCCGGCATGGCCTATATGTCGGCGGCGAGCGATATTGCCGCGCATCTGGTTCTCGAGACGGGCGGGATCGATAGCCTGGACATCCTGTCCATGTTCAATGGCATTCCTACGTTCGGCTCCACACAGACGATTTTTGCGGCCATCCCCACGGACGCCTTCTACCTGGAGCAGAACCAGTACAAGCCGTGGCCCCGCGCCACGCCGCACGAGGTGGCCGTGCCCGGCCTGGTCCAGACGCAACTGGCGCTGCCCTGGGGCGGCTTCCCGCACCCGGTGTGGTACAAACAGCACCCCCAGGTGGCCAATGTGCGCACCCTCGGCGGACTACTCAACCGGCAGATCATGGAAACGGTCGCCGCCACGGAGAAACATTTCGAGGAGAATATCCGGCCGTTGCCGAAACAGGAGCAAGAGCGGAAACTGGCGGAGATGGCGAATTCCGTGCAAGGCGGCACTCCGCCGCGCGAGAACATGCGCGAGCACCGCACCATCGACGTGGTTTACGGGCGAGGCACCACGGCGTGGGCACAGTGCGTCATGTACGGGACCTGCGCCTACCGCCAGACCGGACTGGTGCAGGCCTACGCGGCCCACACCCTGGCGCACAATGCGCCGCGCAAGGTGGGTTACGCCTCGCCGTGCGCGGCCTTGGGACATCGCGAGCTGCTGAAGGCTCTCGAGAGCTACGGCCTGCTGAAAGCGAAGCTGGATGCCTGA